The Lachnospiraceae bacterium KM106-2 nucleotide sequence TACAATCTTCGCTATGGTAATTACTTGCTTTTTCTGTTGCAGGATAATTTCTTGTTTATAGTTTCTTGAAACCAAGAATAAAAAGCTGTAAACCGCTACCATAGACAGGATCAGCGCAATATTTCCTCTTCTTTTTGTCAACCACTTTTTCAATTGTATTCCTCCTTAATTGAAAGAGTTTTTATTATATACTAGATTTCTACTAGTGACAAGTGTGACAACATTCGCTATAATATGTCTTAATAGTTATAAATTTGACAGGAAGGAAAAAATCTTATGAATAACGCAAAAATATTGGTCATTGACGATGATGAGCTGATCTTACGCGCTGTAAAAACTGCTTTAGAACGAGAACGCTTTGAAGTAACAACATGTAATCGCATTGCAAATGCTAAAGATTACATCTGTCAAACAAATTATGATGTTATCGTTCTTGATCTGTTGATGCCTGATTTAGACGGCTTTGAATTCATACGAGAACTCCGTTCAATGAATATCTTCACTCCAATTATCATCATTAGTGGAAAAGAAGAAGAATATAATAAGATCTTAGGTCTTGGACTTGGTGCCGATGACTATCTGACCAAACCATTCAGTATCCATTTATTAATTTCCAAGATCAAAGCATTTATTCGAAGAAATACGTTATATCATCAATCAGCTCCGACTGAATTAAGTTCTGGACCATTTGTTCTTAATTATGACACGCTGATGATTACAAAAAATGGGCAGTCATTGGATCTAACTTCTAAAGAGCGTCTATTGTTAAAATTCTTACTTGAAAATCCGAATAAAGTCTTCTCCAAAGAACAACTTTACTCTCATGTATGGAATGATTCCGCTATCGATGACAATACGATCATGGTCTATGTGAAACGCCTGCGTAATAAGATCGAAGAAGATCCCAAGTCGCCAAAATATTTGCTTACCGTATGGGGCATCGGCTATCAATTTCAAACCTAACCAGACTTTATCTCGTTGTTCGTGTAAATAAAAAAGACATTTGCAATTTTCCTGCAAATGTCTTTTCTTTATATCTGGATATCGAATTGTTTCCTTTTCTTCTTTTTTTTCCATAGATTATTTAAATAGGTGATCGCATAGATGCGCATCAAGATCATTCCTAAAACCGTAAAAGAAAGAAGATTTGCCGTATAGAACGTCATATAATAGATGTAACCGAGCATGATAAATGTATTTAGAACCAAATAGCCCACCAGATAGTTATTATAGGTTCGTATGGTCTCCTCTTCTTTGTCTTCTTGGGCTCCGATCATAAGCTGATAGAACAATATCATTTCTAATACACTTAAGACAACTCCATGAATAACGGTATAATTATCATACGATATAGATACATAAGAATACGACAAAAACGACTCAATTAGCGTGATGCCACATAAAACCCCTGCCATCTTCTTCGCCAGACGAATCGATGGATGATCGTTTTCTAACAGATAATGCTTACATCCTGATAAGATAAAAGTCCAACCGATCCATTGTGGGAAGAGAGGGATTCCAAAGAAATTGAAATGAAACGAGATCATTATAATTCCTATGATAAATTGTTTTTGATATTTTTTCATTTGCCCTTCCTCCTCTCATATAAGTACGGTATGATTTCACTAGAATCGGATAAATTTCTCTCCCACTCGAAAAGATGCGTTTTTAATGTCTCTTTCTTTCCTTTTTGATTCTTTATTATGATTCTAGCCGTGATACTATACTTGTCGTAGGCTTTATCTCCCTCTTCTTGCCACTGTGAACTGATCGTAATATTTCTTTGTGGTGTAACCGGTAAGTTTAGCGTCTGATTCAGCTGAATGCTCTTATCATCCACAAAGAACTGAAATACATCTTTGATATTCTCATACGCCTTAGAATTAACACCAATCAATGTTCCTTTGCTCTTCAAAAGGAATCGATTTCCCATTCTCTGACTCTCTTGACTAGATTCCACTTCCTGCATAAGTTCTGTATCCTCTTGCTTCGGATTGATGAAAATATCCCCTAAGTCCACCTTCTGTGTCTTTCCATCGCTAAACATAACGACTGCATTCGTTAGATGAACTCCCGTTTTCTCATATTTCTTAATCGATTCATCAAAGGAATAATAGAATTCTTTTTTCTCGTATTTTCCCGTGAGATCACTATGTTCGCTATCCTCTTCCATAAAACTAAATACATCATCGGAATCCTCATTACTTATATTGGTTTTTAGATCCGGATAATCCGGGAACTCAATCTGGATAATCTCACGATGATCGGTTACCTTACCAATATATTGGATCGTATACATTTGCTCATTTTCTTCTTCCTCGGGATCTGGCATCACCAATTCATCTTCCATACAACTTCGTAAAAAATATGGTTCATCTAAATCCGTATAGCTTTGATAACAAAAACTTGCTATCGTTGCTACTCCAATCACTGCTAAACAAATAGCAAATATAATCGTTCTATATTTGTTGTTCATTCTCTCTCCCTATTCATCTTCCTTTTTCACTTTCCATACTTCATATAAATATAGCATCATCAACAGCCGAATACCAATTAATCCAAAGACACCAAGCGTTTCATAAGTCGGCTCGTACCAAATGAGATATGCAAGGTAAGCACACACTGCTATGGTCTGGGCGACCAAATAGAAAACTAGCCCTTTTTGGCATTCAATTCTTCGCTCTCCCTCCATCTCCTTTTCCATTCCCTTTAACAAGAAATAGAAGAAGACCATTTCTAACATTATGACGCCAATGGTTACTAAGATACTATAGTTTCCATAGGAAACTCCTTTATTGATTAGGATGAAATTGCAAAAAGTAACGACCATTTGCACCATTGCTAGTACAAATGCTCCTTGATACGAACGAATCCTGCTTTCTTCATAATAACGTTTACATCCGATCATAACAATCATCCATCCAAACCATTCAGGAAGGATTGTCAGCGTCTCAATATTGATATGAAAGGTGATCATTAGGAATCCGATGAGAATTAATTTATGTGCCTTATTCATTTTTCTTTCTTCCTTTCATATAAATATTGGATAAAGTGCTCTTCATTAAACAGTGGTCTTTCATACTGGTACCAGCAAAGTTCGATCTCTTCTTTCTTTCCTTTGCTATTTTCAATTAACGCTACAGGATGAACGGCATAGATATCATACTTACCCTTTTCTGATGTTAGCTTCATGGTAAAGTACAAACCATCATCATTCTCACTCGCCTTATACTGTTTATTAATTGATTCCTCTAACCGAATGGCTTTCCCATCAAGACGATACTCAAATTCATTGTGATCCTCATCCCGAAGAGCAGAAGTAATCTTTAATAATTTAAAATCCTTCTGGATCCGGTACCACTCATCTTCCGTATACTCTTCTCCATAACCTCTCGTTTGTTTTAACACATTGGATTCCTTACGAAATGGATAGAATATGATCGTCCCAAGATCCACCTTCTGTGTTGTTCCATCATGATAAGTAACGACTGCTTTATGAAGAACGATTTCTTGTTTTAGATATTTCTTAATCTTTGGATTAAATCCTAAGCTAACTTGAACTTTTTTATATCGATCACGAAATCCCTGCTGCATCGTCTGATATCCAAATAATGATTGTTCAAGATTCCAATCATCACCGGACGGATAGCACTCTAGCCCTGGATACTCAGGGAAGCTAACCTCTCGAAGCACTCTCTCATCCTCCGTTCTCGTAATATACTGCAACAACAAGTTATTCATTCCCTCCGAATAACCGTCCGGCATATTATTCTCTACATAATTACTTAAAAAAACTGGCTCTTTGATATCTATGTATTGATAAAAGGAAAAACATCCAATTCCTAATACGGTAATTACAAATAAACAGCTAAGTAACACATACAATGTAGTCTTTTCTTTCATGTTCCCTCCTATGAAATTCGTATACTAAATCTAATCTCGCAGCCTTCATTCTTGCGGCTTCGACAATAAATCTCTCCTCCATGCTGCTCCACAATATATTTACAGATGGATAGTCCAAGTCCGGATCCTTTGACCGACATAGAGCGACTCTTTTCCGCCCGGTAGAATTGATCAAAGACATGAGGAATATCATTGGCGCTGATCCCGATACCATGATCCTTTACTTTGATCCACACTTCCGATTCCTGTATCTCACAGATCATGTGGATTTTATCATTTTCGCCTCTTTTATACTTTAGACTGTTGTCGACCAAGTTATAGATCACCTCCAAGATACGTTTGGGATCGATCATAACGATCGCGTCATCCTTTAACTCATTTGCCTCCAATATGACTCCTTGATGCTCTACATAAGGACGTAATTCCTGCAACAGACGATTGTAAAACTCCTTAAAATAAATTTCTTTTTTCTCCAAGGATAAATGGTTTAATTTTGCATTGGAATACTCCAACAATTCTCCGATCATCTCATTTAAAAGGCGAGTCTTCTTAATGATGACCGCGACATAATCTTTCTGTTCCTTCTCATTCTGAGCGACACCATCCCGAAGTCCCTCTCCATACGCCTGGATCGTTGCGATCGGTGTTCTTAAATCATGAGAGATACAACTGATCAGTTCCTGAGAAGATTTCTTTAATTCCTCTTCTCTGATTTGCCTTATCTTTAATTCATCTCTCATCATTTCAAAAGAATAAATAAGATCTCCCATCTCATTCTCTCTTAACTGTTCTTCATAAACTCGCTGCACTTCCACGTCATAATTACCACGGATCATTGCTTGGGCCGATTCGCTGATCTGTTCCATCGGCGTCAATATTCGTTTGCGCAGATAATGACTTCGGAGTACTAGAAGCAAGAAAAGTAATAGTACTCCTGCAAACATCGGCAGTAACGAGGAACAGGTCCTCTGAATACTACTCTTCTCCTTGAATTCTTTAACTGGAATGTAAAACGTTGTAATCGACTGGACAGTTCCATTCTTCTCTATGGAAGAAATCTTTTGATAGTAATCTCTATGATTCTCAAACTTCTCTAATGGCTTAACATGATCTCCCACTTGATACGCAAGTAAGGAACCGTTCACATGACGAACAGTTCCCGATAAGTCATAATTAATATATGGATATTTACTTTTACGAAATTGACCTTGTTCCATCTGACCGATCAATTCTGATAATTTAATTCTAGCCTGACCTTCATAAGAAGTTTCTTTCTCATGATAAACGCGCCAAAAGGTAAGAATAGAACTAAGTATCATAATGCTTACGATCATAACGATAGAGATTCGATCATAATTACGTACCTTTTTATTCATCGCATACACTCCTAGCCCTGAACTGCCAGCTTATAACCAGCACCCCAGATTGTCTTGATATAATCAAGATCATGTCTCTTTAACTTCTCACGAATTCGATTAATGTATACACTGATGCTGTTATCGTCACAGACTCCGGAATACCCCCAGACAGCTTGATAAATCTGCTCTTTCGAGAATACTTGATTTGGACTCTTTGCCAAGAGGAGAAGAAGTTCAAACTCCTTTGTTGTAAACTCCAGATTCACGCCTTCTACACTAGCCATATAGGACGATTCATTTAAACAAAGTCGTCCCACATGGATTTCATGTTCTCTATGATTTACTTTATCATTATGTACCTGACCAGCATATCTTCTTAACTGAGCTTTCACTCTAGCTACTAATTCAAGTGGGCTATATGGCTTAGTGACGTAATCATCGGCTCCAACCCCTAATGCAATGACCTTATCCATCTCTCCGTCTTTGGCTGACAGCATGATGATCGGGATATCAGATTGAACCCGTACTTGCTTACAGACTTCAATTCCATCTAATTTGGGAAGCATAATATCTAATAAGATCAGAACAGGATCTGCCTCATAAAATAACCGCAATCCGTCTTCTCCATCGGATGCAATGACTGCATCATAACCTTCTAATCGTAGATAAGCTCCTAAGATATCGGCTAATTCCGCTTCATCCTCAATGATCAAAATCTTTGGTTTCATCATGATCCACGCTCCTATCTGATGTTATTATAACGGATTTTCCCTCTCTTACCAACCTTTTTCTTGAAGGAAATGATACACCGTTTCTTCTCGCTTCTTTGGATCATCTTCATAGTAATCACATAGATTTAATTCTCCATCAATTCTTCCATCTTTTAAATAGATGACACGATTTCCTCTTGTCGCTGCCTTAATGTCATGGGTAACCATAACGATTGTCTGTCCTTCCTTATGAATCTTAGAGAAGATATCTAGCACATCTTGACCTTGAGAAGAATTCAATGCTCCTGTTGGCTCATCTGCAAAGATTACATCAGGATGATTAATAAGTGCTCTTATGATTGCTACACGCTGTCTCTGTCCCCCTGATAACTGATTTGGGAACTTCTTTTTGTGGTCTTTTAGTCCCATCTTATCTAGATATTCATCTACCTCATTTTCCAACTGAGCTTTATTTCTTCCAGTCTTATAAGATGGGCTTAAAATATTCTCATAGACTGTAAGATTATCAATCAAATTGATTCCTTGAAAGACAAAACCAATCTTTTCTTTTCGAATCTTAGCCAGCGTTTTCTCCTTACATTTCGTAATATCCTGACCATTTAATACAACTTTCCCTGTTGTAACTGCATCCATGCCACTTAATGAATACAGTAGTGTCGATTTGCCGGAACCACTAGCTCCACAGATCACCGTAAAATCCCCATCATAAACTGTTAAATCCAGATTTTTAATCACATTATTAATCTCACCATCATAAATAAAGCTCTTGCATAATAAATTCGTCTCGATCATTTTATTTTTAACCATCATACATTCCTCCTAATCTTCTACTAATTCACGAACATCTATTTTTCTAATACTTCTGCTTGATAAATAAGCTGTGACCACAAATATGAATAAAACACCTAAGTTAGCTGCTAAGATATGCCCTGGAAGATACAATACCGGATACTCAATAAAACCAAACATTCCAATACAGACTAACATGATCTTTGGATATAGAAGTAAGATTGCTGGCACTGCAATTGCCATCGATACCGCAGCAATGATGAGTACATAGTACATATTACTCTTCATAATCTGCGCATTGGTATAACCGAGTGTCTTATAGATTCCATTCCTTCTCTTGCTCTTTGCATTCTTTAACATAACAATACAGAAGATATTGGTAGCTCCGATCAATAATACTAATCCCATTACCGGTGGAATTACTTTCGTCTGTGGATCTACGATCATACTCATGATCGATGCATAAGCATCCGTTCTCTTAATGATCGTTGCCTTCTTACCCAATGCTCTCTTCATCTCTTTCACAAATGCGCTGTGATCGGTTCCTTCTTTTAGATAAATGGAGATACTATTATATTGTAAAGGAATCTTTCTGGACGTATAGGCATCTCTTCTTAACCGACAGGAGTCCCCTAATTGATAATAAGTCTGATAAATTCCACTGATCAATAGATCAACTGGCTGATCTTCCTCTAGATATACGGTGAGGTAATCTCCTACTTTCTTATCGAAATTTTTTGCCACTTTGCTTGATATGGCAATCTCATTCTGATTCGATGGATTTGTTCCTTCTACCACGGGAAGCTTCACCTCATCGTAATTACTATAGGAAAAACAGCTCATAGTGGATATGGTGGATCCTTCGATCTGTTCTAGGCCTACAAAGGTATGCCGTCTGCTTGCAATGCCCTCTTTGATATCCGGCTGACTCTTTGTAATTTTCTGAACCGAATCAAAATCAGATTCTTTTGTTACCTCTACGATATAATCAGAGGCATCGATACCAAGCCAGTAGTTATTCTGTTCCCTTTGATGTAATGCTACATCTAACGAGATGATCGCAAAGTTAATACTAAAAATAGTAAAGATACTCGTAAATATGATTCCGATCACGCTTTTATGGTCTCTTACCATATCGCGAAGTGCGATACCAATTGGCGAAAAACTAAAGCTGAATCTCTGATTCTGATTTTTCTTCGTATGTGCTAAGCTCCAACCATTTAAAGCATAGACTGGCTTCACGCCTTTTGTCTTATGTATTAAGAAACTAATGATACTGAGTACAAATATTACGACAACAAGATAACAGAAAATATTACTGATCCAATTGACTCCATTACTTTTAGCGCCCATATTATCAAAAAATGACGTTAATACCAAATCCGAAATATACTTGGAAGCAATGATCCCCATAATGCTGGCAAGAGATGTTACCACAAAATAAAAGGTCAAATACATTTTTTCAATCTCACCAGAGGTATAACCGATCGTCTTATAAACAGCAATCTTCTTTGCATCTGATAGCATAGTGCTTCTTACCATAAAATTAATGATAAGGCCACTTACAAGAAGCATGATCCCACCGATCGCTAAAAAGATACCGCCACAAATATTCGCTGTGATCAAGTTATTATATTTTGCTTCTAATAGCGAAAAGATCTCACCATCGATGATCTTATATTTTTCACGGTATCTGTCGGCAAGTGTCTCTCCCTTTGGATCGCTTTTGCTCCAGACCATAAGATCTGATGTTATTTTTGTATTTTGGGAAAGCTTGGATATAACGATATAACAGTCAAAGCTGGTTGACGTAGTATATGCATTCGTATAAACTGCTTTTACCTCATAAGACTTAATACGGTCTGCGTAATGGATTTGAATCTTATCTCCTATGTGTATGTCGTATTTCACACTGATACAAATTGGGATTGCACACTCTCCATCTTTTAAATGTGAAAGTGTATTCATTGTTCCCTCTTTTATTCTAGCCTTACCTAAAAATTCTTTTTGAAATTCTGTTAAATTCATAAAGGCTTCTATTTTTTTATTCTGATAGGTGATTTTTTCTGTAACCGGATGATATTTTATTAATGTTGTCCGATCCACTTCTGGTAGACTCTCGAAGTTTTTCTTTATTTCATTGATATTACTTTTCTCACTATGCATATAGACCATCATTGACGCCGCGTTCGTCTCATTGGCTAACACGTCAAATGGCTGTTTGATATTGGTCATCGTATCAAGTGCTGCTGTCAATAACATGGAGCATAAAAAAATGATAACAAACAGCAAAACCGTCTGCGCTTTTCTTCTTCTAAAATTCTTTAACCACATATTCATTCCTCACTTTCTTTTATATTACCATCTTACAAACGGAAACTTAAATAAAAATGAGTAATTTCTTAATAATTCTTAATAGACACAATAAAAAAGCTACTTCATAAGAAGTAGCTTTTTTATAGACATTTACTTTAACACCCTAGTCTTTTCTAGGGGAAAAGTTATGAACGGAACTGTTTTAATTTTTCCTCTACTTGTTGAATGACACGAACTTTATCGTCTTCGTTGCTTACAATATCTGTTTGATCCATGTCAATGATCAATACTTGGCTAGCATCATAATGATTTTGCACCCAATTGTCATATCCTTCCCATAAGAAACGATAGTACTGCTCGAGGCTTTCATCAATTTCAAAATCACGGCCGCGTTTACGAATGCGATCTAGAACCGTCTCAAAGCTTCCTTTTAGATAAACCATTAAGTCAGGCGCTTTCTTTGGTAATTCCTCTAGTTCATCCATCATATTGGATAAAAGATTCTCATACACTTCCATTTCCAAGTCAGAGATACGTCCTAATTCTAGATTCTTTCTCGCAAAATACCAGTCTTCATAAATACTACGGTCTAATACATTATTCTCATCTACAAGAGCTTTCTTGATCGCTTTAAATCTTGTATCTAAAAACCAAAGCTGTAAAAGGAATGGATATCTTTTTTCTAGAATTTCATCCTCAGAAGCGGTATAAAATAACGGTAATATTTTATTATCCTCTACGCTTTCATAAAATACTTCCGTTTGAAAATGGTCAGCCAATAATTCTGCCATCGTAGTCTTGCCAAGACCAATCATTCCCCCGATTACAAGCACCACAACTCATCCTTCCTTCTTACAATTTCTTGACAAATTCAGACTTTAAGCTCATGGCGCCGATTCCATCAATTTTACAATCGATATCATGATCTCCTTCTACAAGGCGAATATTTTTCACTTTCGTTCCTTGTTTGACTACAAGAGAACTTCCTTTGATCTTTAGATCTTTGATTACTGTAACAGAATCCCCATCGTTTAAGATATTTCCATTTACATCTTTTACAACATAAGCTTCCTCTTCTGCTTCAGTCTCTTGTCCTGCCATCCATTCATATGCACATTCAGGGCATACAAGCATGTGTCCATCCTCATAAACATATTCTGAATTACATTTTGGGCAGTTTGGTAGGTTTTGCATTTCAATTCTCCATTTCATCTTTATAATAAGTCTGTTATTTGATATGTCCAAAAATACACGACTTTATACTTATATCATATTTTGTCGAAACGAACAAGGGGCATTATCTGCCCCTTTTCACTTTCTTTTTCTTTTTTGTCGGATCGATCTGCTTATCCGTAATACAATTTACCCTAGTCATCGGAATCGTATTGTTCCATAACAGGTTCTCTTTGAAATTCATATCAAATCACCTTCAAACGGCTTTTCCTTTTTTCCTACTATATTGTATGCAGTAATGGATAACGAATGCGACATTTTTTTCCCTACTTTTCAAAATAGTTCGCAACTTTCTTTAGGTTCTCAATGATCGATAAATGTTGTGGACATACACCCTCACATTGGCCACATGCAATACACTCACTTGCCTTGCCAAAGGTCTTATTCAGATTAGTATAATACTCTCCTTGGGATGTCCAATCCTTCTTTGTTGTCTCCTGTTTATCTGCATTATATAAAGAAAAATATTTCGGTATGGCAATATTCATCGGACAGCCATCCGTACAATAAGAGCATCCTGTACAAGGAATCATAATATTCGAATTGATCAAATCGACTGCCTTGGTTACAATTCTTTCTTCCTCTTCATTTAGTGGCTTAAAATCACTCATATAACTAGTATTATCCAGTAATTGTTCCATGTTACTCATCCCGCTTAATACCATCATGACATTCTCTTTACTTGCGGCAAACCGGATAGCCCAAGAAGATATCGAGAGATCAGGATGATAGCTTTTTAAGATGTCTTCCACTCTTTGTGGTACCTCTGCAAGAGTACCTCCCTTAACCGGCTCCATAACAATAACTGGTTTTCCATGCTTTTTGGCTACTTCATAACATTTTCGTGACTGTACTCCCTCACTGTCCCAATCAAGATAGTTCAGCTGAAGCTGTACGAATTCCATTTCCGGATGCTCCGTAAGGATCTGATCTAATAATTTAGCATTGTCATGAAAAGAGAAACCGATTTTCTTTACCAATCCCTCTTCCTTCTTCTTTACTAACCAATTAAAACAATCTAATTTATTATAGATATCATAATGATGGGAGCCCATATCATGTAACAAATAATAATCAAAATAAGTAACTCCTGTCTTATGTAACTGTTCCTGAAAGATTCGATCTCGGTCCTCTTTTGTCTTAATAAAACCTGCATGTAATTTGGTAGCAAGTGTATAGACTTCTCTTGGATAACGATCCACTAATACTACTTTCGCTGCATTTTCACTTTTGAATCCACAGTACATCCAAGCCGTATCAAAGTAAGTAAAGCCTCGTTCTAAGAAGATATC carries:
- a CDS encoding DNA-binding response regulator, yielding MNNAKILVIDDDELILRAVKTALERERFEVTTCNRIANAKDYICQTNYDVIVLDLLMPDLDGFEFIRELRSMNIFTPIIIISGKEEEYNKILGLGLGADDYLTKPFSIHLLISKIKAFIRRNTLYHQSAPTELSSGPFVLNYDTLMITKNGQSLDLTSKERLLLKFLLENPNKVFSKEQLYSHVWNDSAIDDNTIMVYVKRLRNKIEEDPKSPKYLLTVWGIGYQFQT
- a CDS encoding sensor histidine kinase, whose product is MNKKVRNYDRISIVMIVSIMILSSILTFWRVYHEKETSYEGQARIKLSELIGQMEQGQFRKSKYPYINYDLSGTVRHVNGSLLAYQVGDHVKPLEKFENHRDYYQKISSIEKNGTVQSITTFYIPVKEFKEKSSIQRTCSSLLPMFAGVLLLFLLLVLRSHYLRKRILTPMEQISESAQAMIRGNYDVEVQRVYEEQLRENEMGDLIYSFEMMRDELKIRQIREEELKKSSQELISCISHDLRTPIATIQAYGEGLRDGVAQNEKEQKDYVAVIIKKTRLLNEMIGELLEYSNAKLNHLSLEKKEIYFKEFYNRLLQELRPYVEHQGVILEANELKDDAIVMIDPKRILEVIYNLVDNSLKYKRGENDKIHMICEIQESEVWIKVKDHGIGISANDIPHVFDQFYRAEKSRSMSVKGSGLGLSICKYIVEQHGGEIYCRSRKNEGCEIRFSIRIS
- a CDS encoding two-component response regulator SA14-24, yielding MMKPKILIIEDEAELADILGAYLRLEGYDAVIASDGEDGLRLFYEADPVLILLDIMLPKLDGIEVCKQVRVQSDIPIIMLSAKDGEMDKVIALGVGADDYVTKPYSPLELVARVKAQLRRYAGQVHNDKVNHREHEIHVGRLCLNESSYMASVEGVNLEFTTKEFELLLLLAKSPNQVFSKEQIYQAVWGYSGVCDDNSISVYINRIREKLKRHDLDYIKTIWGAGYKLAVQG
- a CDS encoding cell division transporter, ATP-binding protein FtsE, with amino-acid sequence MMVKNKMIETNLLCKSFIYDGEINNVIKNLDLTVYDGDFTVICGASGSGKSTLLYSLSGMDAVTTGKVVLNGQDITKCKEKTLAKIRKEKIGFVFQGINLIDNLTVYENILSPSYKTGRNKAQLENEVDEYLDKMGLKDHKKKFPNQLSGGQRQRVAIIRALINHPDVIFADEPTGALNSSQGQDVLDIFSKIHKEGQTIVMVTHDIKAATRGNRVIYLKDGRIDGELNLCDYYEDDPKKREETVYHFLQEKGW
- a CDS encoding ABC transporter, permease protein, which produces MWLKNFRRRKAQTVLLFVIIFLCSMLLTAALDTMTNIKQPFDVLANETNAASMMVYMHSEKSNINEIKKNFESLPEVDRTTLIKYHPVTEKITYQNKKIEAFMNLTEFQKEFLGKARIKEGTMNTLSHLKDGECAIPICISVKYDIHIGDKIQIHYADRIKSYEVKAVYTNAYTTSTSFDCYIVISKLSQNTKITSDLMVWSKSDPKGETLADRYREKYKIIDGEIFSLLEAKYNNLITANICGGIFLAIGGIMLLVSGLIINFMVRSTMLSDAKKIAVYKTIGYTSGEIEKMYLTFYFVVTSLASIMGIIASKYISDLVLTSFFDNMGAKSNGVNWISNIFCYLVVVIFVLSIISFLIHKTKGVKPVYALNGWSLAHTKKNQNQRFSFSFSPIGIALRDMVRDHKSVIGIIFTSIFTIFSINFAIISLDVALHQREQNNYWLGIDASDYIVEVTKESDFDSVQKITKSQPDIKEGIASRRHTFVGLEQIEGSTISTMSCFSYSNYDEVKLPVVEGTNPSNQNEIAISSKVAKNFDKKVGDYLTVYLEEDQPVDLLISGIYQTYYQLGDSCRLRRDAYTSRKIPLQYNSISIYLKEGTDHSAFVKEMKRALGKKATIIKRTDAYASIMSMIVDPQTKVIPPVMGLVLLIGATNIFCIVMLKNAKSKRRNGIYKTLGYTNAQIMKSNMYYVLIIAAVSMAIAVPAILLLYPKIMLVCIGMFGFIEYPVLYLPGHILAANLGVLFIFVVTAYLSSRSIRKIDVRELVED
- a CDS encoding deoxyadenosine kinase, with product MVLVIGGMIGLGKTTMAELLADHFQTEVFYESVEDNKILPLFYTASEDEILEKRYPFLLQLWFLDTRFKAIKKALVDENNVLDRSIYEDWYFARKNLELGRISDLEMEVYENLLSNMMDELEELPKKAPDLMVYLKGSFETVLDRIRKRGRDFEIDESLEQYYRFLWEGYDNWVQNHYDASQVLIIDMDQTDIVSNEDDKVRVIQQVEEKLKQFRS
- a CDS encoding alkylphosphonate utilization operon protein PhnA — translated: MQNLPNCPKCNSEYVYEDGHMLVCPECAYEWMAGQETEAEEEAYVVKDVNGNILNDGDSVTVIKDLKIKGSSLVVKQGTKVKNIRLVEGDHDIDCKIDGIGAMSLKSEFVKKL
- a CDS encoding Fe-S oxidoreductase, coding for MNDKKLGFGLMRLPLLNVNDPTSIDIEQTKKMVDIFLERGFTYFDTAWMYCGFKSENAAKVVLVDRYPREVYTLATKLHAGFIKTKEDRDRIFQEQLHKTGVTYFDYYLLHDMGSHHYDIYNKLDCFNWLVKKKEEGLVKKIGFSFHDNAKLLDQILTEHPEMEFVQLQLNYLDWDSEGVQSRKCYEVAKKHGKPVIVMEPVKGGTLAEVPQRVEDILKSYHPDLSISSWAIRFAASKENVMMVLSGMSNMEQLLDNTSYMSDFKPLNEEEERIVTKAVDLINSNIMIPCTGCSYCTDGCPMNIAIPKYFSLYNADKQETTKKDWTSQGEYYTNLNKTFGKASECIACGQCEGVCPQHLSIIENLKKVANYFEK